Proteins encoded together in one candidate division WWE3 bacterium window:
- a CDS encoding N-acetyltransferase gives MNGPTPLPPTIFIMIIRNATTKDWKTLKKIKPGLTDAAIEHRLKEQSDGLADFIVLEDGGLKSCVVLTYYGKPTHPEYPDIVDLFTTEASRHQGYGRTLVNECLKRARDRGAKKIGLSIYKDADPRVQKWYEKLGFRRLKELPYYYIVKGTKNWARDFTLDIKPSNS, from the coding sequence GTGAATGGTCCAACTCCATTACCGCCCACCATATTTATAATGATCATTCGCAACGCCACCACTAAAGACTGGAAAACCCTCAAGAAGATTAAGCCTGGCCTTACCGACGCCGCCATTGAACACCGTCTCAAAGAACAGAGTGACGGACTGGCGGATTTTATAGTGCTGGAAGACGGGGGCCTAAAGAGCTGTGTCGTTTTGACGTATTACGGTAAACCCACTCACCCCGAGTACCCCGATATTGTGGACCTGTTTACGACGGAAGCATCGAGACATCAAGGTTACGGTCGCACTTTAGTTAACGAGTGTTTAAAAAGAGCCCGTGACCGGGGCGCAAAGAAGATCGGACTGAGTATTTATAAAGACGCCGACCCCAGAGTACAGAAATGGTACGAAAAGCTTGGTTTTAGAAGATTGAAGGAACTTCCATACTATTATATAGTCAAAGGAACTAAAAATTGGGCCAGGGATTTTACCCTTGACATCAAGCCATCTAACTCATAA
- a CDS encoding class F sortase codes for MNQSIRIFITSTIATLVMILVAPKVVSAIDTYSHTSTGLTYKQESIKPVSQFSSMLTPIYLAPKTIQIGKLGINDALEEVGVVNDRIGVPSGWMGIGYYDGSAKAGETGNTIIVGHLDDNYGRPAAFWNIKLLTVGDEINVSDGHRIFTYRVIGSAYVPDGSGEPLMENLGKPGLMLVTCGGVWNPIVHNYSERLLVKAILVSS; via the coding sequence ATGAATCAATCTATCCGGATTTTTATTACTTCAACAATCGCCACTTTGGTCATGATTTTGGTGGCGCCAAAAGTGGTTTCGGCTATTGATACTTACAGTCATACTAGTACTGGACTAACTTATAAGCAGGAGTCTATCAAACCGGTCAGCCAGTTTAGCTCCATGTTAACTCCAATTTACTTAGCTCCCAAAACGATTCAGATTGGAAAATTGGGGATTAATGATGCTTTAGAAGAAGTGGGCGTTGTGAATGATCGGATTGGCGTGCCCAGTGGCTGGATGGGGATTGGCTATTATGACGGTAGCGCTAAAGCGGGAGAAACTGGCAATACTATTATAGTAGGTCATTTGGATGATAATTACGGCCGGCCGGCGGCTTTTTGGAATATAAAATTACTCACCGTCGGAGACGAGATTAACGTTAGCGATGGGCATCGGATCTTTACTTACCGCGTCATTGGGTCAGCCTACGTTCCTGACGGTTCCGGTGAGCCGCTAATGGAAAATCTTGGTAAACCGGGTTTAATGTTGGTGACTTGCGGTGGGGTCTGGAATCCTATTGTGCATAACTATAGTGAACGTCTGCTTGTTAAGGCTATCTTAGTTTCTTCTTAA
- a CDS encoding ATP-grasp domain-containing protein, translated as MNIAFVYNVRHLKPALNDPKAQAEAEYDTPETIAWMKESLEKLGHTVHEVEATTATYEKLRALKKSYSDLLVFNYSEGIGGNDHEAQISAICEILDLTYTGSSVLTSAIILNKARTKEILKNYHIPTPEWIIINPISLITPIALSYPLIVKPNSEGSSKGIFNNNVVNNLEELTNVVTKIRDGLQGSVLLETYLPGREFTVAMLRDQDAWRVLPIIEVKFDELPDGMYPIDSYEVKWIYDSPENKIEPLECPAKIDDKLRQRIKDICIRTCEALEVRDYCRIDVRLDANDNPYVLEVNSPPGMAPNPAENSRFPYAARKAGMTYEELLDKIIQSALRRR; from the coding sequence ATGAACATCGCCTTCGTTTACAACGTCCGCCACCTTAAGCCGGCCTTAAATGACCCCAAAGCTCAGGCCGAAGCCGAATACGATACCCCGGAAACGATTGCCTGGATGAAAGAGTCACTAGAAAAATTAGGGCATACGGTGCACGAGGTAGAGGCTACAACTGCAACGTATGAGAAGCTTAGGGCCCTTAAAAAGTCCTACTCTGACCTACTAGTCTTTAATTATTCGGAGGGAATCGGAGGTAATGACCATGAAGCCCAAATCTCGGCAATTTGCGAAATTCTTGACCTCACTTACACCGGCAGTAGCGTTTTAACCTCGGCGATTATCCTCAACAAAGCCCGCACCAAAGAGATTCTAAAAAATTACCACATTCCCACCCCGGAATGGATTATTATTAACCCTATCTCCCTTATCACCCCTATCGCCCTTAGCTACCCACTTATCGTAAAACCGAATTCGGAAGGCAGCAGTAAAGGGATATTTAATAATAACGTGGTAAATAATCTAGAAGAATTAACAAACGTAGTTACCAAGATCCGTGACGGTCTACAAGGCTCCGTACTTCTGGAAACCTATTTGCCCGGCCGCGAATTCACCGTCGCTATGCTGCGTGATCAAGATGCCTGGCGAGTGCTCCCAATTATCGAAGTTAAGTTCGATGAGCTTCCCGATGGCATGTATCCCATTGATTCCTATGAAGTTAAGTGGATCTACGACAGCCCCGAAAACAAAATCGAGCCCCTAGAGTGCCCAGCGAAAATTGACGATAAATTACGACAGAGAATCAAAGATATCTGTATTCGGACTTGTGAGGCATTAGAGGTGCGCGATTACTGCCGCATTGACGTTCGTCTGGATGCTAACGACAATCCCTACGTACTAGAAGTTAATTCACCACCGGGAATGGCTCCCAACCCCGCCGAGAACTCTCGCTTCCCGTATGCTGCTAGGAAAGCTGGAATGACGTATGAAGAGTTGCTGGACAAAATCATTCAATCTGCCCTTAGGCGACGTTAA
- a CDS encoding GtrA family protein gives MISVAKKVWGKLMSFIIETWHHPWQLVRYIIGGLSAYVLDLTTGYLLYHYLHVPAGLTPIVQAPVVVTYAFLVQKYFTFRNRTFTKKQLFRYACIIVENNLITSLGLFLLVQVFHLNFVVAKFLIMFVVVGNNFPLFKLWVFK, from the coding sequence GTGATTTCTGTTGCTAAAAAAGTTTGGGGGAAGCTGATGAGCTTCATCATCGAGACCTGGCATCATCCCTGGCAGCTAGTGCGGTACATTATTGGCGGCTTGTCTGCCTACGTTTTAGATTTAACCACCGGCTACTTGCTATATCACTATCTACACGTACCGGCCGGTCTAACGCCAATCGTTCAAGCGCCCGTCGTCGTTACCTACGCCTTTTTAGTCCAAAAATATTTTACTTTTAGGAACCGGACGTTTACGAAAAAGCAATTATTTCGCTACGCTTGTATTATCGTTGAGAACAATTTGATTACGTCACTGGGGCTTTTTCTGCTGGTCCAAGTTTTTCACCTTAACTTTGTGGTGGCGAAGTTTTTGATTATGTTCGTGGTGGTGGGGAACAATTTTCCTCTTTTCAAACTTTGGGTATTTAAATAA
- a CDS encoding ATP-binding protein has product MLYPRIYDNLEKYLEPNRVLVIYGPRRVGKTTILKSYLAETTFKYLLETGDNIKFAELLGSGRLDDIKRYVEGYDLVALDEVQLIPNVGQGLKILADYVPNLKIIATGSSSFDIADKVGEPLTGRKNTLTLYPLSFLELSQKFTPLELMRQLNDFLVLGMYPEVLTTENRTDKIRKLEEISNSYLFKDILALDGLRKSKVVVDLVKLLAFQIGSEVSINELASALAISGKTVEKYLDLLEKSFVIKRVGALSRNLRDEVKSKSKYYFLDNGIRNAVISQFNDLADRNDIGQLWENFVFAERLKTREYKKIYANVYFWRTYDGKEVDLVEEYCGKLHGVEFKWKDEHVHPADEFVRAYPDSEVKVINRNNFTDFLLFL; this is encoded by the coding sequence ATGCTCTATCCCCGAATTTACGATAATCTGGAAAAATATCTAGAGCCTAACCGCGTTCTGGTGATTTACGGTCCGCGGCGGGTAGGTAAGACCACTATTCTTAAGTCCTATCTGGCCGAAACCACCTTTAAATACCTGCTTGAAACCGGCGATAACATTAAATTTGCCGAGCTTTTAGGCTCGGGACGGCTAGACGACATTAAAAGATATGTGGAAGGTTATGATTTAGTTGCCCTGGATGAAGTGCAGCTGATTCCAAACGTTGGTCAAGGCCTAAAAATTTTAGCCGATTACGTTCCCAACCTTAAAATTATTGCCACCGGTTCTTCCAGTTTTGACATTGCCGATAAAGTGGGCGAACCCTTAACCGGCCGTAAGAACACCCTCACTCTTTATCCGTTATCTTTCTTGGAATTATCCCAAAAATTTACTCCTTTGGAGCTAATGCGGCAGCTTAATGACTTCCTGGTTTTAGGAATGTATCCGGAAGTGCTGACCACCGAAAACCGAACCGACAAAATCCGCAAACTGGAAGAAATTTCTAACTCCTATCTTTTTAAAGATATTTTAGCCTTGGATGGTTTGCGCAAATCTAAAGTAGTGGTAGATCTAGTTAAACTACTGGCTTTCCAGATCGGCTCCGAAGTTTCCATTAATGAACTGGCCAGCGCTTTAGCTATAAGCGGAAAAACCGTGGAGAAGTACCTGGACCTTTTGGAAAAGTCTTTTGTAATAAAGCGAGTGGGTGCTCTAAGCCGGAACTTGCGAGACGAAGTCAAAAGTAAATCAAAATACTACTTTTTAGATAATGGCATCCGCAACGCCGTGATTTCACAATTTAACGACCTAGCAGATCGTAACGATATAGGGCAACTGTGGGAAAATTTCGTGTTTGCCGAGCGCCTTAAAACCCGCGAGTATAAAAAAATTTACGCTAACGTCTATTTTTGGCGGACCTACGACGGGAAAGAAGTTGATCTGGTGGAAGAGTACTGCGGAAAACTTCACGGAGTGGAATTTAAGTGGAAAGACGAACACGTTCACCCCGCGGACGAATTTGTGCGAGCTTACCCTGATTCTGAAGTAAAGGTAATAAACCGCAATAACTTTACCGATTTTCTTTTATTTCTTTGA
- a CDS encoding YdcF family protein — translation MKNILVVLGCGVNQDGNLSRRPRASMNEALSLLEDDYNFLFLTGGGSIHGTAALAITEAAAMKNYAINESVHEAMIIIDETALDTLGNFQALRLKFPGSDYNFTVVVSNSQMARAKLVAHQVFGGTNNFYFVGVSENYLTEWQRLKRNSYETIAYLLQICPSLYKIATGIVKIATRPFRNYD, via the coding sequence TTGAAAAATATACTAGTCGTTCTTGGCTGCGGAGTGAATCAAGACGGTAACCTCTCCAGAAGGCCTCGTGCTTCAATGAACGAAGCGCTGTCATTACTTGAAGATGATTACAATTTCCTCTTCCTCACCGGCGGCGGCAGTATCCACGGCACAGCAGCTTTGGCAATAACTGAAGCTGCGGCTATGAAGAACTACGCCATAAATGAGAGCGTTCATGAGGCGATGATTATCATTGATGAAACGGCGCTAGACACTCTTGGTAACTTCCAAGCCCTAAGATTGAAGTTTCCCGGCAGTGATTACAACTTCACTGTCGTAGTGAGTAACTCTCAAATGGCTAGGGCTAAGCTAGTCGCCCACCAAGTGTTTGGTGGTACCAACAATTTCTATTTCGTGGGTGTTTCGGAGAATTACTTGACGGAATGGCAACGGTTAAAACGAAATAGCTACGAGACTATCGCTTACCTACTGCAAATATGCCCGTCGCTTTACAAAATTGCGACAGGAATTGTAAAGATCGCGACTCGTCCCTTCCGCAACTACGATTGA
- a CDS encoding NAD-dependent epimerase/dehydratase family protein: MRILITGGAGFIGSHLQDKLITLGHTVSVLDNFRSGKKENVNPKASLLEVDVRDAQGVLKAFEDFKPAVVFHLAAQNEVPYSMSHPEEDINININGMFNILEACRQTGVKKLVYSNTGGAYYGEVAEDRLPITEDEPVAHPSSFYGVSKACAEQYLKLYGTVYGLKWVALRYANVYGPRQDGNKESGIIAVFTNKMLKGERPTINGDGSHTRDYVYVDDVVKANLLALSYNQNDYFNISNGAEVTNREVYDTLAKILDIKADPIFGLARPGDVLRNVLDNTKAARLLNWQPEVSLEEGIQKTIAYYKENES; the protein is encoded by the coding sequence ATGCGCATCCTCATTACCGGCGGGGCCGGCTTCATTGGCTCTCACCTTCAAGATAAATTAATTACACTTGGCCACACTGTCAGCGTGCTTGATAACTTCCGTTCCGGCAAAAAAGAAAATGTAAACCCCAAAGCCTCGTTACTAGAAGTTGACGTTAGAGATGCGCAAGGCGTTCTTAAAGCCTTTGAAGACTTTAAACCGGCCGTGGTTTTTCACTTGGCGGCCCAAAACGAAGTGCCCTACTCCATGAGTCATCCCGAAGAAGATATCAATATCAATATAAACGGCATGTTTAACATTCTGGAAGCTTGTCGCCAGACAGGCGTCAAAAAGTTGGTGTACTCTAATACCGGCGGCGCTTACTACGGCGAGGTGGCCGAGGACCGCTTGCCTATTACTGAAGACGAACCGGTCGCTCATCCCTCTTCTTTCTACGGCGTCTCCAAAGCCTGTGCAGAGCAGTACTTAAAGCTTTACGGCACTGTCTATGGCCTTAAGTGGGTTGCTCTTCGCTACGCTAACGTTTATGGACCGCGCCAGGACGGCAACAAAGAGTCCGGCATCATCGCCGTGTTTACCAACAAAATGCTTAAAGGCGAACGGCCGACTATAAACGGCGACGGTTCTCATACTCGCGATTATGTGTATGTTGACGATGTGGTAAAAGCCAACCTTTTAGCCCTATCGTATAACCAAAACGACTACTTTAATATTTCCAATGGCGCCGAAGTGACAAATCGGGAGGTTTACGACACCCTGGCTAAAATCTTAGACATTAAAGCTGACCCCATTTTTGGACTCGCTCGACCCGGCGACGTCCTCCGTAACGTGCTTGATAACACCAAGGCCGCCAGACTTCTAAACTGGCAGCCGGAAGTGAGTTTGGAAGAAGGCATCCAAAAAACCATCGCCTACTACAAAGAAAACGAGTCCTAA
- a CDS encoding glycosyltransferase, with the protein MILDKRVSIVIPCRNEEGSIARIVGSALKYGDEVIVVSNCSTDNTVAIATAAGAKVLVDDRTLNGIGYGFALMTGIAAATGDLVATIDGDGSCPVAQVPEVIKYLQDKRLDFVNCTRFPVKNLSEMPLIRQIGVHVLNIVPGILFGKLSADILSGMWVFKKSITGSLNLREGDWNLSPEIKISAMTNPDIKYGEFRINTKARIAGNSKQIIWKTGITHLMYIVNRRWKEVNIATSIAVAKIMNQKITSSKVAKVAGLAMGILVLAFLANKSAFAADYGGGVTGATGAAINKQVLNSVNGNWQDNVAASDHTFVTGDLVKYRIFYRNNGNQDLTSVSIVDRLPTGMVWQSGDGNYEKGDNTVTFDVGTLKADTGWKEVDYTAEMTQVITKTSCGDLTNIAIFKSGSNELDRDSASINARCTVTTPRLPETGPEVTFAMTVISLALGAVGVSLKKKSA; encoded by the coding sequence ATGATTTTAGATAAGCGTGTCTCGATCGTTATTCCGTGCCGTAATGAAGAGGGCAGTATCGCCCGTATTGTGGGCTCCGCTCTAAAGTACGGCGATGAAGTAATCGTCGTTAGTAACTGCTCTACCGATAACACTGTTGCGATCGCTACAGCGGCCGGAGCCAAGGTTTTAGTGGATGACCGGACTCTGAATGGTATCGGTTATGGGTTTGCTTTAATGACTGGTATCGCCGCTGCGACTGGCGACCTGGTTGCCACTATTGACGGTGACGGTAGTTGCCCAGTAGCTCAGGTTCCAGAGGTCATTAAGTACCTGCAAGATAAACGGCTTGATTTCGTTAACTGTACCCGCTTTCCGGTTAAGAATCTCTCGGAAATGCCTCTAATCCGGCAAATCGGGGTTCATGTTTTAAACATTGTCCCGGGAATTCTGTTTGGAAAATTATCAGCGGATATCTTAAGTGGGATGTGGGTTTTTAAGAAAAGCATCACTGGAAGCCTTAATCTCCGTGAAGGGGATTGGAATCTGTCACCGGAAATTAAGATTAGCGCCATGACTAACCCAGATATTAAGTACGGAGAGTTTCGAATCAATACTAAAGCGCGGATCGCTGGAAATAGTAAGCAAATTATTTGGAAAACTGGTATTACGCACTTAATGTATATCGTAAACAGGCGTTGGAAGGAGGTGAACATCGCCACAAGTATCGCTGTGGCAAAAATTATGAACCAAAAAATTACAAGTTCAAAGGTGGCAAAAGTTGCAGGTTTAGCTATGGGAATCTTAGTTTTGGCCTTTCTCGCCAACAAGAGTGCCTTTGCAGCTGACTACGGTGGTGGTGTCACTGGGGCGACTGGGGCTGCTATTAACAAGCAAGTTCTAAATTCCGTCAATGGGAATTGGCAGGACAACGTTGCGGCCTCTGATCATACGTTTGTGACCGGAGACTTAGTTAAGTACCGGATATTTTACCGAAATAACGGTAATCAGGACCTAACTAGTGTTAGCATTGTTGACCGGCTTCCCACCGGAATGGTTTGGCAGAGTGGTGACGGTAACTACGAAAAAGGTGACAATACTGTGACCTTTGACGTTGGAACTTTAAAGGCCGACACCGGTTGGAAAGAAGTCGATTACACGGCCGAAATGACTCAAGTAATCACTAAAACGTCCTGTGGTGATCTTACCAACATCGCTATTTTCAAGTCTGGAAGTAACGAGTTGGATCGGGATAGCGCTAGCATTAACGCTCGTTGCACCGTGACCACCCCGCGCCTTCCTGAGACAGGTCCTGAGGTAACCTTCGCTATGACTGTGATCAGCTTAGCTTTAGGGGCGGTTGGGGTAAGTCTGAAGAAGAAATCTGCTTAA
- a CDS encoding glycosyltransferase family 4 protein, whose protein sequence is MRILAIHAFFYPHRGGSERYLEELLARTVASHSDTEVHVLTYNTDHAAPSEIYRGLHITRIPCIQLIPGQFVIANPFFLIPALLKFSQLHFDFVISSVFFFDYAWWAWAYARLIKAKSLHFEHASGFTPHASKLVTIASKLIARTIGAWSLRHYDSVVAISAVNKAFVESLGVKVVAEIPNSVDAASFSAALGMGARVIPKIEITLPAGATVITFLGRLTWLKGVLNVYETAKEVLLSQKNVYFILAGSGDLESSLQAKIKVDGMGDHVFLTGDLNYAQVKQLFAISDIFVNPSWRDTLPTTVLEAGAAGLAVIASRVGAIPAIIVDGYSGLLVTPGSQTDLDQAVNWFLAHPAKRTEFGRNLRLHVQSNYDWEKSATSFYELLLKQR, encoded by the coding sequence ATGCGAATCCTGGCCATTCACGCCTTCTTTTACCCCCATCGCGGCGGTAGCGAACGTTACCTGGAAGAACTGCTAGCCCGTACTGTCGCCAGTCACTCAGACACCGAGGTTCACGTCCTCACCTATAACACCGACCACGCCGCACCCTCTGAAATTTATCGTGGTCTCCATATCACCCGTATCCCGTGTATCCAACTTATTCCCGGCCAATTCGTGATTGCCAATCCTTTCTTCTTAATTCCCGCCTTATTAAAATTTTCCCAGCTTCATTTCGATTTTGTAATTTCCTCGGTCTTCTTTTTTGATTACGCTTGGTGGGCTTGGGCTTATGCCCGTCTCATCAAGGCTAAAAGCCTGCACTTTGAGCACGCCTCTGGCTTCACCCCGCACGCCTCAAAGTTAGTAACAATAGCGTCAAAGCTGATCGCAAGGACTATTGGGGCTTGGAGTTTACGTCACTACGATAGTGTGGTGGCCATAAGTGCGGTTAACAAAGCCTTTGTGGAGAGCCTGGGGGTTAAGGTAGTGGCCGAAATTCCTAACAGTGTTGACGCCGCCAGCTTTAGTGCTGCTTTGGGGATGGGGGCGCGGGTCATTCCCAAAATAGAAATTACACTGCCGGCTGGGGCCACTGTGATTACTTTCCTGGGGCGGCTAACCTGGCTTAAGGGGGTACTAAATGTGTACGAAACAGCCAAAGAGGTCTTACTAAGCCAGAAGAATGTCTATTTTATTTTAGCGGGTAGTGGTGATTTAGAGTCTTCATTACAGGCAAAGATTAAGGTCGATGGCATGGGTGATCATGTTTTTTTAACTGGTGACCTTAATTACGCTCAAGTTAAGCAGCTGTTTGCTATTAGTGATATTTTTGTGAATCCCTCGTGGCGCGATACCCTACCTACCACTGTATTGGAGGCCGGAGCGGCGGGACTGGCTGTTATTGCCTCTCGCGTGGGGGCGATCCCTGCGATCATTGTGGACGGCTACAGTGGCCTTCTGGTGACCCCCGGTAGCCAAACGGACCTTGATCAGGCTGTCAACTGGTTCTTGGCCCATCCTGCTAAGCGGACCGAATTCGGTCGAAATTTACGACTTCATGTCCAGTCTAACTATGATTGGGAAAAGTCGGCGACTAGTTTTTACGAGCTGCTGCTGAAGCAAAGATAA
- a CDS encoding PIN domain-containing protein, whose protein sequence is MTVTSGFFIGFYISSNLLFNNFHLLNIRYLGPTIIGGLLAAAIFVWLPNAFIYLRTSVTNFFTHLITQTMAEFFREQNRRLTESRGLAEKAKAERLERRKVEALMRVAQKESQAAQKAKLDELCGLYSGILDTSALIDGRIWSIVQSGFWVNPLVIPQCVIDELQHLADNSDKLKRERGRYGLSILNELTKYKDIRTTIVNNINGAEDHDPVDKRLVILAKNLKGRLITVDFNLNKVAKAHGVKVLNVNELANGLRTVFFPGEKHQIKVVNVGKDVTQGVGYLQDGTMIVIEAGASQVGQDVEIEITRSLQTQAGKMFFGKIATP, encoded by the coding sequence GTGACTGTAACGAGTGGTTTTTTTATTGGCTTCTACATCTCTAGTAATTTATTATTTAATAATTTTCATTTGTTAAATATCCGTTATTTAGGTCCTACCATAATTGGGGGACTGCTGGCGGCGGCAATCTTTGTGTGGTTGCCGAATGCCTTTATTTATTTGCGAACATCTGTCACTAACTTTTTTACCCACTTAATCACTCAGACGATGGCCGAATTTTTTAGGGAGCAAAACCGGCGTTTAACTGAGAGTAGGGGACTGGCCGAAAAAGCTAAGGCCGAAAGGTTGGAACGGCGGAAAGTTGAAGCTTTAATGAGAGTGGCCCAAAAAGAATCACAAGCGGCCCAAAAGGCCAAGCTCGACGAGCTTTGCGGACTCTACTCAGGGATCCTTGATACGTCGGCCTTAATTGACGGCCGGATTTGGTCGATCGTCCAAAGCGGCTTTTGGGTAAATCCGTTGGTTATTCCGCAGTGCGTCATCGATGAACTGCAGCACCTGGCCGATAATAGCGATAAACTCAAGCGCGAAAGAGGGCGTTACGGCCTGTCGATTCTCAACGAACTCACCAAATATAAAGATATTCGGACCACTATTGTGAACAATATCAACGGTGCCGAGGATCATGACCCGGTCGATAAGCGCCTAGTGATTCTGGCTAAGAACCTAAAAGGGCGACTCATCACTGTCGATTTTAATCTCAACAAAGTCGCCAAAGCTCATGGCGTTAAGGTCTTAAACGTCAACGAACTGGCTAATGGACTCCGAACGGTCTTTTTTCCAGGAGAAAAACATCAAATTAAAGTTGTCAACGTTGGTAAAGACGTCACCCAAGGCGTTGGCTATCTGCAGGACGGGACGATGATCGTGATTGAAGCCGGAGCATCGCAGGTTGGGCAAGATGTAGAGATTGAGATCACTCGTAGCCTGCAAACGCAAGCTGGTAAAATGTTCTTTGGAAAAATAGCGACCCCGTAA
- the radA gene encoding DNA repair protein RadA, with product MKSSSVFVCQNCGNESLRWAGQCPKCGEWNTLIEQTKSAKAPVKVKNSRMASESSALAGSTVKLSEVKSTTYNRISTGFGEVDRVLGGGLLPGQVVLLAGEPGIGKSTLLIQIASKIGGLVDKGDKGDMGDSGSVLYVAGEESASQIASRAKRVGSLSENIEILSETNVDNIISTLESRQNLGLLIIDSVQTMWTSELSSFAGSVAQIRESAARLTAAAKRLGIPTVLVGHVTKDGDIAGPKVLEHIVDTVLSFEGDGQHFYRLLRTTKNRFGAVFEVGVLEMVEKGLKEVANPSDLFLGERLANQSGSVVTVTLEGVRPLLVEIQALTQKTTFGYPRRTSSGVNINRVNLLLAVLERHCGVKTSDKDVYINVASGFTASEPAVDLAICAAVASSVANKPIDAKTVVFGEVGLSGELRQVPQASRRLNESKKLGFTKNVSSDGYKSVYKALQSLIRHSELDSESSKSN from the coding sequence ATGAAATCGTCTTCGGTTTTTGTGTGCCAGAATTGCGGCAACGAGTCTCTGCGGTGGGCTGGGCAGTGCCCAAAATGCGGTGAGTGGAATACGTTAATAGAGCAGACTAAAAGCGCTAAAGCTCCAGTAAAAGTAAAAAATAGTCGCATGGCGTCAGAATCATCGGCTCTCGCCGGGTCAACAGTTAAACTCAGCGAAGTCAAGAGCACGACTTATAATCGGATCTCAACGGGATTTGGTGAGGTGGATCGGGTCCTTGGCGGTGGGTTGCTGCCGGGGCAGGTCGTACTTCTCGCTGGCGAACCGGGGATTGGAAAGTCGACGTTGTTGATTCAAATCGCCAGTAAAATAGGGGGTTTAGTCGATAAGGGAGATAAGGGGGATATGGGTGATAGCGGCAGTGTGCTTTATGTGGCTGGGGAGGAATCGGCCAGCCAGATTGCCTCGCGGGCCAAACGGGTTGGGTCACTGTCGGAAAATATTGAAATCCTCTCGGAAACTAATGTAGACAATATTATTTCCACTCTTGAATCCCGTCAAAACTTAGGTCTTCTTATCATCGACTCCGTCCAAACGATGTGGACTTCGGAACTTTCCAGTTTTGCCGGTTCTGTCGCTCAAATCAGAGAGAGTGCGGCTCGGTTAACCGCCGCCGCCAAGCGCCTTGGGATCCCAACTGTCCTCGTTGGCCATGTTACAAAAGACGGCGATATCGCCGGTCCCAAAGTATTAGAGCACATTGTGGATACAGTTCTAAGCTTTGAAGGCGATGGCCAGCATTTTTATCGCTTGTTACGAACCACTAAAAACCGTTTTGGGGCGGTTTTTGAGGTTGGAGTTTTAGAAATGGTCGAAAAAGGTCTAAAAGAAGTCGCCAATCCCAGCGACTTATTTTTAGGGGAACGGTTGGCTAACCAGAGCGGCTCGGTGGTCACTGTCACTCTTGAAGGCGTGCGGCCACTTCTCGTCGAAATTCAAGCTTTAACGCAAAAAACCACTTTTGGTTACCCTCGTCGTACTTCATCCGGTGTTAACATTAATCGCGTCAATCTTCTACTGGCAGTACTCGAACGTCACTGTGGCGTTAAAACGTCAGACAAAGACGTTTACATTAATGTTGCTTCCGGCTTTACCGCCTCGGAACCAGCGGTTGATCTGGCAATCTGCGCGGCCGTCGCTAGTAGTGTCGCCAATAAACCAATTGACGCCAAAACGGTCGTCTTTGGTGAAGTTGGTCTTTCGGGAGAATTGCGTCAAGTGCCGCAAGCGAGCCGCCGTTTAAACGAATCCAAGAAGCTGGGATTTACCAAAAATGTGAGTAGTGATGGTTATAAGAGCGTATACAAAGCGTTGCAAAGCCTCATTCGTCATTCTGAACTTGATTCAGAATCCAGTAAATCAAATTAA
- a CDS encoding LAGLIDADG family homing endonuclease — protein MNLMLDPNYVVGFVDGEGCFSISVNNHKDRFPEVRLIFEIELREDDEPILQEIKQSLGCGNIYRLNYERYAKWRPHVKLKVSNFKDISEKIIPYFQSYPPQAKKRFEFKKFCQVAELIKNKKHLTNEGLQEVRSLKA, from the coding sequence ATGAACCTTATGTTAGATCCAAACTATGTAGTTGGATTCGTTGATGGAGAAGGTTGTTTTAGTATTTCTGTTAATAATCATAAAGACAGATTTCCGGAAGTTCGTCTCATATTTGAGATTGAACTGCGGGAAGATGACGAACCGATTTTACAGGAAATAAAACAATCTCTTGGTTGTGGAAATATTTACCGTTTAAATTATGAGCGTTACGCTAAATGGCGACCGCACGTAAAGTTAAAAGTAAGTAATTTTAAGGATATTTCTGAGAAAATAATTCCATATTTTCAAAGTTACCCACCACAAGCAAAGAAGCGTTTTGAGTTTAAGAAGTTCTGCCAAGTCGCAGAATTAATTAAAAACAAAAAGCACTTAACCAACGAAGGACTACAAGAAGTTAGATCATTAAAAGCATAG